The proteins below are encoded in one region of bacterium:
- a CDS encoding acyl carrier protein, whose product MDEKEIESKIIDIFVHKLKIDSNIVINTDFKLFSENGIDSLKFVKVIVEIENTFDIEVSDNDLNSTGSFVNIESITKYIINKLKNTN is encoded by the coding sequence ATGGATGAAAAAGAGATCGAAAGTAAGATAATAGATATCTTTGTACATAAATTAAAAATCGATTCCAATATTGTTATTAACACAGATTTTAAGTTGTTTTCTGAAAATGGAATAGATTCCTTAAAGTTTGTTAAAGTGATAGTGGAAATCGAAAACACATTTGATATTGAAGTTTCTGATAATGATTTAAATTCCACAGGTAGCTTTGTTAATATTGAATCAATAACAAAATATATTATTAACAAATTAAAGAATACAAACTAA